The DNA sequence TAGAGTATGCGAAAGATAATTATGATATTGAACGTTATAAGAAATTAATGGAAATAGCGGCTGGAGAATATTCTGAGGCAGCGGGCATACCCCAAAATAAGATCGAAAAAGAGCTTAAAAAGGAAATTGGTTGCATTACTCCAAAATTAGGAATAGATATTGCTATCACAAATAAAGAAGGAAAATTATTAATCCTTAAAAGAACCGATGATTCTAAGTGGGGGGTTCCTTGCGGGTGGGCTAATATTGGAGAAAAACCATTAGAGACTGCTGTGCGAGAAGCTAAAGAAGAAACGAATATCTTAATTAAACCATTGGGTTATATTGCGATTACAGCAAAGGGTCCCGATGATTATCCTAAATTAGCTCATCAAATAGATATTCTTGTAGCTACGGAACCAGTTGGAAAAGAAAC is a window from the Candidatus Paceibacterota bacterium genome containing:
- a CDS encoding NUDIX hydrolase N-terminal domain-containing protein is translated as MRKNILSLLDQIRAIAAEGLEYAKDNYDIERYKKLMEIAAGEYSEAAGIPQNKIEKELKKEIGCITPKLGIDIAITNKEGKLLILKRTDDSKWGVPCGWANIGEKPLETAVREAKEETNILIKPLGYIAITAKGPDDYPKLAHQIDILVATEPVGKETKVKLNHEHSDYKWIGKKETNSIDWHPGHKRLKKPIFEFVKNGKYIPHFE